atctgtatatgacaaaaatacagaagaaaataagaaattattaatttaattgaatagttttttaatagtttccatAGTTTATGTAGGATAAGTATATTATTGTGTTATAGATTAATACTGACTATTTCCCTCccccaaaataatgaaaaccatgacagagataggtttgccattttgagggcatatatagcataaggtactTTTCTGGATGTATTATAATTCATCTTTGATCACGGGCATGTTTACATAGCGACACTGGGAGGCAATCACTTCCGAGAAACTCTAGTTTGTGTAAAACTCAGAGAAAcgcaacacaaatatccgacgaggcaaaatccgggacgattttggaatccctgccggacacaTTTTTTAGTCCGggcaaaagaggacgtctggtcaccctaacttaTTGTACTCTTCTAATCTTACAGAGGGAGTGCATTTCTATCCATGTTGGCCAAGCTGGTGTGCAGATTGGCAATGCTTGCTGGGAATTGTATTGCTTGGAACATGGCATTCAGCCAGATGGAAGAGTTGCTACAGACAGCCGCTCTCTAACGGACTCCTCGTTTGGCACGTTTTTTAGTGATACTGGTGCTGGGAGGTATGTTCCTAGGTCAATTTTCATAGACTTGGAACCATCAGTTATAGGTGGGTCAACAGTTTATTTCAAATGATCATCTGGTCTTTTGGgcctttttttttatgactGTAAATGAAGAATTGGCTTTGAGAAATACTGACTTGATCATGTCTCATGACAGATGAGATACGTCATGGGCCCTACCGTCAGCTGTACCACCCGGAACAGCTGATTAGTGGTAAAGAGGATGCAGCCAACAACTTTGCTCGTGGCCACTACACTATCGGAAAGGAAATTGTGGATCCTGTCATGGACCGAATTCGTAAAATGGTAGGTGTTGGCGCTAAAAGTTGCTTGCTCACTTTCTCAAGGGTGGAAACACCTTCAACATCTTGATCTTAGATAGtggtatgtttttgtgtttgattcTGTAACAAATTTGGAATTTGTCTCCTCAGAAAACCTGCAGCCACACTCTTTGCTCTTTGTTTGCAAGATGGCTCCTCTTGCTGCTATTGCCAATGAGGTTATGGAGAATGATGTGGTAACtgaatgtgtctttgtttttgtctctcagGCAGACCAGTGCACGGGTCTTCAGGGGTTCCTCATCTTCCGCAGCTTTGGAGGTGGAACTGGCTCTGGCTTCGCCTCCCTGTTGATGGAACGTCTGTCTGTAGACTACGGCAAGAAGTCCAAGCTGGAGTTCTCTGTCTACCCTGCTCCTCAGGTGTCCACTGCTGTAGTGGAGCCCTACAACACCATCCTGACCACCCACACCACTCTAGAGCACTCCGACTGTTCCTTCATGGTGGACAACGAAGCCATTTTTGACATTTGCAAGCGCAACCTGGACATTGAGCGTCCCTCTTACAGCAATCTGAATCGCCTCATTGCCCAGGTCGTCTCGTCCATCACTGCATCTCTGCGCTTTGATGGTGCTCTGAATGTGGATCTCACAGAGTTCCAGACCAACCTTGTGCCCTACCCCCGCATCCACTTCCCCCTGGTCACCTACGCTCCAATAATCTCTGCAGAGAAGGCTTACCATGagcagctgtctgtgtctgagatcACAAATGCTTGTTTtgagccagccaatcagatggtGAAGTGTGACCCAAGGCATGGGAAGTACATGGCCTGCTGCTTGCTATACCGTGGGGATGTGGTGCCCAAAGATGTCAATGTCGCCATTGCTGCCATTAAGAGCCGCCGTTCCATCCAGTTTGTAGACTGGTGCCCCACTGGCTTCAAGGTGGGCATTAACTACCAGCCTCCAACAGCGGTGCCAGGTGGTGACTTGGCCAAGGTGCAGAGGGCCGTGTGTATGCTGAGCAACACTACTGCTATCGCTGAGGCCTGGGCTCGTCTGGACCATAAGTTTGACCTGATGTACGCCAAGAGGGCCTTTGTGCACTGGTATGTGGGTGAGGGCATGGAGGAAGGGGAGTTCAGCGAGGCCAGAGAAGACATGGCTGCTTTGGAGAAGGACTATGAGGAAGTTGGGGCAGATTCTGCAGAGGatggtgaggatgaggaggagtacTAAAATGTACTTGgattgtaataaaaaaaactggcatTGTAatgtcttgtatgtgtgtgtttctaagagTTGCAAACAAATAGCAAAGAGTGTGGTTTTCTGAAACACACTTGAACATGGTATCGGCAGACAGACTTGAAAGGAATTATGCACACCGATGCCCATTACTACAGTCAAACAAGCCTAACCCTTGTAGACATAACACAATCTACCTCAGCCTGGGCA
Above is a genomic segment from Clupea harengus chromosome 15, Ch_v2.0.2, whole genome shotgun sequence containing:
- the LOC105901645 gene encoding tubulin alpha-8 chain-like isoform X1, whose amino-acid sequence is MNQAVVGGSQSCTGHRARECISIHVGQAGVQIGNACWELYCLEHGIQPDGRVATDSRSLTDSSFGTFFSDTGAGRYVPRSIFIDLEPSVIDEIRHGPYRQLYHPEQLISGKEDAANNFARGHYTIGKEIVDPVMDRIRKMADQCTGLQGFLIFRSFGGGTGSGFASLLMERLSVDYGKKSKLEFSVYPAPQVSTAVVEPYNTILTTHTTLEHSDCSFMVDNEAIFDICKRNLDIERPSYSNLNRLIAQVVSSITASLRFDGALNVDLTEFQTNLVPYPRIHFPLVTYAPIISAEKAYHEQLSVSEITNACFEPANQMVKCDPRHGKYMACCLLYRGDVVPKDVNVAIAAIKSRRSIQFVDWCPTGFKVGINYQPPTAVPGGDLAKVQRAVCMLSNTTAIAEAWARLDHKFDLMYAKRAFVHWYVGEGMEEGEFSEAREDMAALEKDYEEVGADSAEDGEDEEEY
- the LOC105901645 gene encoding tubulin alpha-8 chain-like isoform X2, with protein sequence MRECISIHVGQAGVQIGNACWELYCLEHGIQPDGRVATDSRSLTDSSFGTFFSDTGAGRYVPRSIFIDLEPSVIDEIRHGPYRQLYHPEQLISGKEDAANNFARGHYTIGKEIVDPVMDRIRKMADQCTGLQGFLIFRSFGGGTGSGFASLLMERLSVDYGKKSKLEFSVYPAPQVSTAVVEPYNTILTTHTTLEHSDCSFMVDNEAIFDICKRNLDIERPSYSNLNRLIAQVVSSITASLRFDGALNVDLTEFQTNLVPYPRIHFPLVTYAPIISAEKAYHEQLSVSEITNACFEPANQMVKCDPRHGKYMACCLLYRGDVVPKDVNVAIAAIKSRRSIQFVDWCPTGFKVGINYQPPTAVPGGDLAKVQRAVCMLSNTTAIAEAWARLDHKFDLMYAKRAFVHWYVGEGMEEGEFSEAREDMAALEKDYEEVGADSAEDGEDEEEY
- the LOC105901645 gene encoding tubulin alpha chain-like isoform X3, whose product is MDRIRKMADQCTGLQGFLIFRSFGGGTGSGFASLLMERLSVDYGKKSKLEFSVYPAPQVSTAVVEPYNTILTTHTTLEHSDCSFMVDNEAIFDICKRNLDIERPSYSNLNRLIAQVVSSITASLRFDGALNVDLTEFQTNLVPYPRIHFPLVTYAPIISAEKAYHEQLSVSEITNACFEPANQMVKCDPRHGKYMACCLLYRGDVVPKDVNVAIAAIKSRRSIQFVDWCPTGFKVGINYQPPTAVPGGDLAKVQRAVCMLSNTTAIAEAWARLDHKFDLMYAKRAFVHWYVGEGMEEGEFSEAREDMAALEKDYEEVGADSAEDGEDEEEY